The following are encoded together in the Daphnia magna isolate NIES linkage group LG8, ASM2063170v1.1, whole genome shotgun sequence genome:
- the LOC116929368 gene encoding neurexin-4 isoform X1, producing the protein MRAFIFIVSFCSFCYADVCIYPLINEQTKMTATSSMPGRGAENARLLGGSAWTAKNQDFSQYLTLDLGDIMNVTGVATQGRPSPKEFVMEYGISYGSNGLDYAEYREIDGSTKMFKANTDGDGIRRNRFETPIIAQYIRINPTRWSDRIAMRVELYGCPYVADVLYFNGTALLQRNLENDPITSRRDSIQLRFRTNRADGVLLYSRGSQGDILALQLVNNRMLLNVDLGSGLLTSLSVGSLLDDNLWHDVRILRNRREIIFTVDRVMIREKVKGDYAQLDLNHNLYIGGVPNIQEGLVVTQNFTGCIENMYLNYTNVIQAVKDYRHEDYYKYQRVQALSSCPQEPIVPITFLTANSYAKLPGYEGVSSLNLSLDFRTFEENGLLAYHRFTSPGFVKLFIETGKIKVEIAAENVPKVTLDNFGTDLLNDGRWHKVIMTLATNSLVLSVDGRPMKTVRLMAFRTGSSYLIGGGVPSTSGFIGCMRQINVDGHYKSPLNWKDEEFCCKGEIVFDACQMIDRCNPNPCEHRGVCKQTSEEFYCDCSGTGYAGAVCHMSANPVSCESFRQSGANASPVDINIDVDGSGPLRAFPVTCEFFSDGRTYTYVGHKNDQTTVVNGFEAPGSFVQDIAYNADVDQMEILMNRSYTCRQRLRYDCRRSRLLNTPSPETQEFRPFSWWMSRQNQRMDYWAGALPGSRKCECGIRGSCVDRTKWCNCDAALETWTADEGEILDKEYLPVRQLRFGDTGTPLDDKEGKYTLGPLLCEGDVLYDNVVTFRVADATIDFPTFDMGHSGDLTFEFKTTVQNAVLIHSKGPSDFVKVSISGGDTLQFEYQAGSGARTVTVETSNKLSDNQWHSVSIERNRKEARMIVDGALKSQIREPPGPIRAMLLTSPLVVGATVDYRDGFVGCMRGLMVNGRHLDMRAAALAGLYGIGIGCTGKCDSNPCLNNGTCHEKYDSYVCDCRFTSFKGPICADEIGVNMQSNYMIQYDFAGSYKSTLSEKIRVGFTTTDPKGILMGLYSDISKEYLTLQVSNSGHLRLVFDFGFERREIIFEDQNFATGQFHDVRIRREESGTRVVMEVDSYEPRSITYKINPSADAQFNNIQHLYLGRNKTMAEGFIGCISRVEFDDIYPLKWLFQQNPPPNIKKEPSSISEDFCGIEPVTNAPDVRETRPPPIVDEDKLQEFYPPAHSAILGGILAVLFIALVCMAILIGRYMSRHKGDYVTQEDKGAEYAPDQHFAVMHAATGHQVQQKKEIFI; encoded by the exons ATGAGGGCATTcatatttattgtttcattttgctcTTTCTGCTATGCAG ATGTTTGCATTTATCCATTAATCaatgaacaaacaaaaatgactgCCACATCATCTATGCCTGGTAGAGGTGCAGAGAATGCGCGATTACTTG GCGGAAGTGCATGGACTGCGAAAAATCAAGACTTCAGCCAATATCTTACGCTGGATCTAGGCGATATCATGAATGTGACTGGTGTAGCTACCCAAGGTCGTCCTTCCCCCAAAGAGTTTGTGATGGAATATGGCATCAGCTACGGGTCTAATGGGCTGGATTATGCGGAATATCGTGAAATCGACGGCAGTACAAAG ATGTTCAAAGCTAACACGGATGGAGATGGAATTCGCCGGAATCGTTTTGAAACACCCATCATCGCACAGTACATTCGTATAAATCCAACACGCTGGAGTGATCGTATTGCAATGCGAGTTGAGCTCTATGGCTGCCCCTATGTGGCTGACGTGCTCTACTTTAATGGAACGGCCCTTCTCCAGCGCAATTTGGAAAATGACCCTATCACATCGAGAAGGGATAGCATACAACTCCGTTTCCGCACTAATCGGGCCGATGGTGTGCTCCTTTATAGTCGTGGCAGTCAGGGCGATATTCTCGCCTTGCAGTTGGTTAACAATAGAATGCTGTTAAACGTAGACCTGGGCTCTGGCTTATTGACAAGCCTTTCAGTTGGCAGCCTACTTGATGACAATCTTTGGCACGATGTACGAATCCTCCGTAATCGCCGCGAAATAATTTTCACCGTCGACCGCGTTATGATCCGAGAAAAAGTTAAGGGTGATTACGCTCAGCTGGACCTTAACCATAATTTATATATTGGAGGTGTGCCGAATATACAAGAAGGCCTCGTCGTGACCCAGAATTTCACGGGATGCATCGAGAACATGTATCTGAATTACACCAATGTTATCCAGGCCGTAAAAGACTATCGGCATGAAGATTACTACAAATATCAACGAGTTCAGGCTTTGAGCTCTTGTCCCCAGGAACCTATCGTGCCTATAACCTTCCTGACTGCCAATTCTTATGCCAAATTACCGGGATATGAAGGAGTTAGCTCCCTTAACTTATCCTTAGATTTTCGCACTTTTGAAGAGAATGGACTGCTGGCCTATCATCGCTTCACTTCTCCTGGTTTTGTCAAACTTTTCATTGAAACTGGAAAAATTAAag TTGAAATTGCCGCAGAAAACGTGCCCAAGGTAACACTTGACAACTTTGGAACCGACCTGCTCAATGACGGACGTTGGCACAAAGTAATCATGACGCTAGCTACCAATTCACTGGTGCTGAGCGTTGATGGTCGACCAATGAAAACTGTGCGTCTCATGGCGTTCCGCACGGGTTCAAGTTACCTTATCGGTGGAGGTGTGCCGAGCACATCTGGTTTCATCGGTTGCATGCGCCAAATCAATGTTGACGGGCATTATAAAAGTCCGCTTAACTGGAAGGATGAGGAATTCTGCTGCAAGGGTGAAATAGTTTTCGACGCGTGCCAAATGATTGACCGCTGCAACCCGAATCCATGCGAGCATAGAGGAGTCTGCAAGCAAACATCGGAGGAATTCTACTGTGACTGCTCAGGAACGGGTTACGCCGGGGCTGTTTGCCACATGTCGGCGAACCCTGTTTCGTGCGAGAGTTTCCGGCAATCAGGTGCCAACGCTAGCCCTGTTGATATCAACATTGATGTGGACGGAAGTGGCCCACTACGTGCCTTCCCTGTAACTTGCGAATTTTTCAGTGATGGCAGAACGTATACGTATGTCGGACACAAGAACGATCAAACCACGGTAGTTAACGGGTTCGAAGCTCCTGGCAGTTTCGTTCAAGACATTGCCTACAATGCAGACGTTGACCAAATGGAAATTTTGATGAATCGTTCCTACACCTGCCGCCAACGTCTTCGTTATGATTGTCGTCGGTCTCGTTTGCTTAACACACCTTCACCGGAAACGCAAGAATTCAGACCCTTCAGCTGGTGGATGTCAAGGCAGAACCAACGAATGGATTATTGGGCTGGTGCCTTACCTGGTTCCCGCAAATGTGAATGCGGTATCCGTGGAAGTTGCGTCGATCGTACGAAATGGTGCAACTGCGACGCTGCGTTGGAAACATGGACAGCCGACGAAGGAGAAATTCTAGATAAGGAATATCTTCCTGTCCGCCAATTGCGATTCGGAGATACTGGCACTCCCCTCGACGACAAGGAAGGAAAATATACTTTAGGTCCCTTGCTTTGCGAAGGTGACGTACTGTATGACAACGTCGTAACTTTCCGAGTGGCTGATGCCACCATCGACTTCCCCACCTTTGATATGGGTCACAGTGGTGATTTGACTTTTGAATTCAAGACCACCGTCCAAAACGCTGTTTTGATTCACAGTAAAGGCCCGAGCGATTTTGTCAAAGTATCCATCTCCGGCGGTGACACGTTACAGTTCGAGTATCAAGCTGGATCTGGAGCTCGTACTGTAACTGTTGAAACATCGAACAAGTTGAGCGACAACCAGTGGCATTCCGTTTCTATCGAACGTAATCGCAAGGAAGCTCGGATGATTGTTGATGGAGCCCTTAAG TCACAAATACGAGAGCCTCCTGGACCCATCAGAGCAATGCTTTTGACTTCGCCCCTTGTTGTAGGTGCCACCGTAGACTACCGCGATGGTTTTGTGGGTTGCATGCGGGGTCTCATGGTTAACGGCCGGCATTTGGACATGAGAGCTGCCGCTCTGGCTGGCCTTTATGGTATTGGCATCGGTTGCACTGGGAAATGCGACAGCAATCCGTGTCTTAATAATGGAACGTGCCATGAAAAGTACGACAGCTACGTATGCGATTGTCGGTTCACATCATTCAAGG GTCCAATCTGTGCGGATGAAATTGGTGTCAACATGCAGAGTAACTATATGATTCAGTACGATTTTGCTGGATCATACAAATCAACCCTTTCCGAAAAGATTCGTGTCGGCTTTACCACCACAGATCCTAAGGGTATCCTTATGGGTCTTTATTCCGACATCAGCAAAGAATATCTCACATTACAGGTTTCAAATAGTGGTCATCTGCGTCTGGTCTTTGACTTTGGCTTTGAACGTCGTGAAATTATCTTCGAGGACCAGAACTTTGCAACTGGTCAGTTTCATGATGTGCGTATTCGACGTGAAGAATCAGGCACTCGGGTGGTTATGGAAGTCGATAGCTACGAACCTCGGTCAATCACGTACAAGATCAATCCGTCGGCTGATGCCCAGTTTAACAACATTCAACACCTTTACCTTGGTCGCAACAAAACCATGGCTGAGGGCTTCATCGGCTGCATCTCTCGCGTAGAATTTGATGATATTTATCCACTCAAGTGGCTATTTCAACAGAACCCACCCCCGAACATCAAGAAAGAGCCCAGTTCCATTTCAGAAGATTTTTGTGGTATTGAACCAGTAACTAACGCGCCGGATGTTCGCGAGACACGACCTCCTCCCATTGTAGATGAGGATAAGCTACAGGAGTTTTATCCACCAGCACATTCGGCCATTTTGGGTGGCATTTTAGCTGTTCTTTTCATTGCTCTAGTATGTATGGCCATTCTAATCGGACGTTACATGTCAAGACACAAGGGAGATTATGTTACACAAGAAGACAAAGGAGCAGAGTACGCGCCTGATCAACATTTTGCAGTCATGCACGCTGCAACGGGTCATCAAGTCCAACAGAAGAAGGAAATTTTTATCTAG
- the LOC116929368 gene encoding neurexin-4 isoform X2, whose protein sequence is MRAFIFIVSFCSFCYADVCIYPLINEQTKMTATSSMPGRGAENARLLGPSAWQAAINNYYQSITIELNGRYNICGVATQGRHESSEFVSEYYVLSSEDGQTWTTYQSDYGQDQMFKANTDGDGIRRNRFETPIIAQYIRINPTRWSDRIAMRVELYGCPYVADVLYFNGTALLQRNLENDPITSRRDSIQLRFRTNRADGVLLYSRGSQGDILALQLVNNRMLLNVDLGSGLLTSLSVGSLLDDNLWHDVRILRNRREIIFTVDRVMIREKVKGDYAQLDLNHNLYIGGVPNIQEGLVVTQNFTGCIENMYLNYTNVIQAVKDYRHEDYYKYQRVQALSSCPQEPIVPITFLTANSYAKLPGYEGVSSLNLSLDFRTFEENGLLAYHRFTSPGFVKLFIETGKIKVEIAAENVPKVTLDNFGTDLLNDGRWHKVIMTLATNSLVLSVDGRPMKTVRLMAFRTGSSYLIGGGVPSTSGFIGCMRQINVDGHYKSPLNWKDEEFCCKGEIVFDACQMIDRCNPNPCEHRGVCKQTSEEFYCDCSGTGYAGAVCHMSANPVSCESFRQSGANASPVDINIDVDGSGPLRAFPVTCEFFSDGRTYTYVGHKNDQTTVVNGFEAPGSFVQDIAYNADVDQMEILMNRSYTCRQRLRYDCRRSRLLNTPSPETQEFRPFSWWMSRQNQRMDYWAGALPGSRKCECGIRGSCVDRTKWCNCDAALETWTADEGEILDKEYLPVRQLRFGDTGTPLDDKEGKYTLGPLLCEGDVLYDNVVTFRVADATIDFPTFDMGHSGDLTFEFKTTVQNAVLIHSKGPSDFVKVSISGGDTLQFEYQAGSGARTVTVETSNKLSDNQWHSVSIERNRKEARMIVDGALKSQIREPPGPIRAMLLTSPLVVGATVDYRDGFVGCMRGLMVNGRHLDMRAAALAGLYGIGIGCTGKCDSNPCLNNGTCHEKYDSYVCDCRFTSFKGPICADEIGVNMQSNYMIQYDFAGSYKSTLSEKIRVGFTTTDPKGILMGLYSDISKEYLTLQVSNSGHLRLVFDFGFERREIIFEDQNFATGQFHDVRIRREESGTRVVMEVDSYEPRSITYKINPSADAQFNNIQHLYLGRNKTMAEGFIGCISRVEFDDIYPLKWLFQQNPPPNIKKEPSSISEDFCGIEPVTNAPDVRETRPPPIVDEDKLQEFYPPAHSAILGGILAVLFIALVCMAILIGRYMSRHKGDYVTQEDKGAEYAPDQHFAVMHAATGHQVQQKKEIFI, encoded by the exons ATGAGGGCATTcatatttattgtttcattttgctcTTTCTGCTATGCAG ATGTTTGCATTTATCCATTAATCaatgaacaaacaaaaatgactgCCACATCATCTATGCCTGGTAGAGGTGCAGAGAATGCGCGATTACTTG GTCCCTCGGCATGGCAAGCTGCCATAAATAACTATTATCAATCCATTACCATTGAGCTGAATGGTAGATACAATATTTGTGGAGTAGCCACTCAAGGCAGACATGAGTCTTCCGAATTCGTCTCCGAATATTACGTTCTTTCTTCCGAAGACGGTCAAACTTGGACAACCTACCAATCAGATTATGGACAAGATCAG ATGTTCAAAGCTAACACGGATGGAGATGGAATTCGCCGGAATCGTTTTGAAACACCCATCATCGCACAGTACATTCGTATAAATCCAACACGCTGGAGTGATCGTATTGCAATGCGAGTTGAGCTCTATGGCTGCCCCTATGTGGCTGACGTGCTCTACTTTAATGGAACGGCCCTTCTCCAGCGCAATTTGGAAAATGACCCTATCACATCGAGAAGGGATAGCATACAACTCCGTTTCCGCACTAATCGGGCCGATGGTGTGCTCCTTTATAGTCGTGGCAGTCAGGGCGATATTCTCGCCTTGCAGTTGGTTAACAATAGAATGCTGTTAAACGTAGACCTGGGCTCTGGCTTATTGACAAGCCTTTCAGTTGGCAGCCTACTTGATGACAATCTTTGGCACGATGTACGAATCCTCCGTAATCGCCGCGAAATAATTTTCACCGTCGACCGCGTTATGATCCGAGAAAAAGTTAAGGGTGATTACGCTCAGCTGGACCTTAACCATAATTTATATATTGGAGGTGTGCCGAATATACAAGAAGGCCTCGTCGTGACCCAGAATTTCACGGGATGCATCGAGAACATGTATCTGAATTACACCAATGTTATCCAGGCCGTAAAAGACTATCGGCATGAAGATTACTACAAATATCAACGAGTTCAGGCTTTGAGCTCTTGTCCCCAGGAACCTATCGTGCCTATAACCTTCCTGACTGCCAATTCTTATGCCAAATTACCGGGATATGAAGGAGTTAGCTCCCTTAACTTATCCTTAGATTTTCGCACTTTTGAAGAGAATGGACTGCTGGCCTATCATCGCTTCACTTCTCCTGGTTTTGTCAAACTTTTCATTGAAACTGGAAAAATTAAag TTGAAATTGCCGCAGAAAACGTGCCCAAGGTAACACTTGACAACTTTGGAACCGACCTGCTCAATGACGGACGTTGGCACAAAGTAATCATGACGCTAGCTACCAATTCACTGGTGCTGAGCGTTGATGGTCGACCAATGAAAACTGTGCGTCTCATGGCGTTCCGCACGGGTTCAAGTTACCTTATCGGTGGAGGTGTGCCGAGCACATCTGGTTTCATCGGTTGCATGCGCCAAATCAATGTTGACGGGCATTATAAAAGTCCGCTTAACTGGAAGGATGAGGAATTCTGCTGCAAGGGTGAAATAGTTTTCGACGCGTGCCAAATGATTGACCGCTGCAACCCGAATCCATGCGAGCATAGAGGAGTCTGCAAGCAAACATCGGAGGAATTCTACTGTGACTGCTCAGGAACGGGTTACGCCGGGGCTGTTTGCCACATGTCGGCGAACCCTGTTTCGTGCGAGAGTTTCCGGCAATCAGGTGCCAACGCTAGCCCTGTTGATATCAACATTGATGTGGACGGAAGTGGCCCACTACGTGCCTTCCCTGTAACTTGCGAATTTTTCAGTGATGGCAGAACGTATACGTATGTCGGACACAAGAACGATCAAACCACGGTAGTTAACGGGTTCGAAGCTCCTGGCAGTTTCGTTCAAGACATTGCCTACAATGCAGACGTTGACCAAATGGAAATTTTGATGAATCGTTCCTACACCTGCCGCCAACGTCTTCGTTATGATTGTCGTCGGTCTCGTTTGCTTAACACACCTTCACCGGAAACGCAAGAATTCAGACCCTTCAGCTGGTGGATGTCAAGGCAGAACCAACGAATGGATTATTGGGCTGGTGCCTTACCTGGTTCCCGCAAATGTGAATGCGGTATCCGTGGAAGTTGCGTCGATCGTACGAAATGGTGCAACTGCGACGCTGCGTTGGAAACATGGACAGCCGACGAAGGAGAAATTCTAGATAAGGAATATCTTCCTGTCCGCCAATTGCGATTCGGAGATACTGGCACTCCCCTCGACGACAAGGAAGGAAAATATACTTTAGGTCCCTTGCTTTGCGAAGGTGACGTACTGTATGACAACGTCGTAACTTTCCGAGTGGCTGATGCCACCATCGACTTCCCCACCTTTGATATGGGTCACAGTGGTGATTTGACTTTTGAATTCAAGACCACCGTCCAAAACGCTGTTTTGATTCACAGTAAAGGCCCGAGCGATTTTGTCAAAGTATCCATCTCCGGCGGTGACACGTTACAGTTCGAGTATCAAGCTGGATCTGGAGCTCGTACTGTAACTGTTGAAACATCGAACAAGTTGAGCGACAACCAGTGGCATTCCGTTTCTATCGAACGTAATCGCAAGGAAGCTCGGATGATTGTTGATGGAGCCCTTAAG TCACAAATACGAGAGCCTCCTGGACCCATCAGAGCAATGCTTTTGACTTCGCCCCTTGTTGTAGGTGCCACCGTAGACTACCGCGATGGTTTTGTGGGTTGCATGCGGGGTCTCATGGTTAACGGCCGGCATTTGGACATGAGAGCTGCCGCTCTGGCTGGCCTTTATGGTATTGGCATCGGTTGCACTGGGAAATGCGACAGCAATCCGTGTCTTAATAATGGAACGTGCCATGAAAAGTACGACAGCTACGTATGCGATTGTCGGTTCACATCATTCAAGG GTCCAATCTGTGCGGATGAAATTGGTGTCAACATGCAGAGTAACTATATGATTCAGTACGATTTTGCTGGATCATACAAATCAACCCTTTCCGAAAAGATTCGTGTCGGCTTTACCACCACAGATCCTAAGGGTATCCTTATGGGTCTTTATTCCGACATCAGCAAAGAATATCTCACATTACAGGTTTCAAATAGTGGTCATCTGCGTCTGGTCTTTGACTTTGGCTTTGAACGTCGTGAAATTATCTTCGAGGACCAGAACTTTGCAACTGGTCAGTTTCATGATGTGCGTATTCGACGTGAAGAATCAGGCACTCGGGTGGTTATGGAAGTCGATAGCTACGAACCTCGGTCAATCACGTACAAGATCAATCCGTCGGCTGATGCCCAGTTTAACAACATTCAACACCTTTACCTTGGTCGCAACAAAACCATGGCTGAGGGCTTCATCGGCTGCATCTCTCGCGTAGAATTTGATGATATTTATCCACTCAAGTGGCTATTTCAACAGAACCCACCCCCGAACATCAAGAAAGAGCCCAGTTCCATTTCAGAAGATTTTTGTGGTATTGAACCAGTAACTAACGCGCCGGATGTTCGCGAGACACGACCTCCTCCCATTGTAGATGAGGATAAGCTACAGGAGTTTTATCCACCAGCACATTCGGCCATTTTGGGTGGCATTTTAGCTGTTCTTTTCATTGCTCTAGTATGTATGGCCATTCTAATCGGACGTTACATGTCAAGACACAAGGGAGATTATGTTACACAAGAAGACAAAGGAGCAGAGTACGCGCCTGATCAACATTTTGCAGTCATGCACGCTGCAACGGGTCATCAAGTCCAACAGAAGAAGGAAATTTTTATCTAG
- the LOC116929373 gene encoding thiamine transporter 1 isoform X1, with protein sequence MEKWLGPCLLLSAFGFLKEFRPSEPFVTEFLVGTWKNFTVQQVMQDIYPVWTYSYLVLLFIVFIVTDLLLYKPVVVFEGISLVITWCLLIWGQGIAAMQAVEFVYAASTASKVAYSTYIYTQVPVAKFQIVTAYTKAALLTGRCFAGILGQILVATGTCDYLALNYISLGFVSCSTVIAFFLPSVSRSIYFHRRKPRERSLNDQLAQLETSNELHTCQDREEIPSLGKLIQSLTPVEHTNQNNKCTENSVCLLFWEDFTAAFSDNYTLKWSLWWAFATCGFFQVVNYIQPLWEALDSESENVYNGGVEALHAFLGTERTAYHSALTTLAVGHLSIDWSVYGEPVIAVISLFEGVMLFVAGNTDILWITYATYIAFCLSYRILITIASSEVAKGLKRESYGFIFGFNTFLALLFQAILTLCVTDGVGLALDPQSQFKIYGGYFGVLGTIFSAMAAYNIFRNRSRVYASKKICAQHVPFGHPLIDIPAKNRVLN encoded by the exons atggaaaaatggcTGGGTCCTTGTTTGTTGCTGAGTGCTTTTGGGTTTCTGAAAGAGTTCCGGCCTTCAGAACCATTTGTTACAGAGTTTTTAGTTGGAACTTGGAAAAATTTTACAGTGCAGCAG GTTATGCAGGACATTTACCCTGTCTGGACTTATTCTTATTTGGTTCTTCTGTTCATTGTCTTCATTGTAACCGATCTTTTACTCTACAAGCCAGTTGTGGTGTTTGAAGGAATCTCATTAGTCATAACATGGTGTTTACTCATATGGGGACAAGGCATTGCTGCTATGCAA GCAGTAGAATTTGTGTATGCTGCTTCAACAGCTAGCAAAGTAGCATATAGTACTTATATCTACACTCAGGTGCCTGTGGCTAAATTTCAAATAGTGACTGCATATACAAAAGCTGCTTTGCTTACGGGACGTTGCTTTGCTGGGATACTAGGCCAAATTCTTGTTGCCACTGGCACTTGTGACTACCTTGCATTGAACTACATCTCCCTAGGTTTCGTGTCGTGTTCGACAGTgattgctttttttcttccaagtgtgtcacgTTCTATTTACTTCCACCGTAGAAAACCACGAGAACGCAGTCTAAATGATCAGTTAGCTCAGTTAGAGACATCTAATGAACTGCACACCTGTCAGGACCGAGAAGAAATTCCAAGCTTAGGGAAATTAATTCAGTCCTTAACCCCTGTGGAACATACGaaccaaaacaacaaatgtACAGAAAATTCTGTGTGTCTCCTATTTTGGGAAGATTTTACTGCGGCTTTTTCTGATAACTACACCCTAAAGTGGTCTTTGTGGTGGGCTTTTGCAACTTGCGGGTTTTTTCAGGTTGTTAATTACATCCAGCCACTCTGGGAAGCTTTGGATTCTGAATCGGAGAACGTGTACAATGGTGGGGTTGAGGCTTTACACGCATTCCTAGGTACTGAGCGCACAGCCTACCATA gcgCCCTGACTACTTTGGCCGTTGGACATCTTTCTATTGACTGGTCTGTATATGGCGAACCAGTAATTGCCGTAATTTCTCTCTTCGAAGGAGTGATGCTGTTTGTGGCCGGCAATACGGATATACTTTGGATAACTTATGCCACATATATTGCATTCTGCTTATCTTATAGAATTCTCATTACCATCGCAAG TTCGGAAGTGGCCAAAGGACTGAAGCGCGAAAGTTACGGATTCATCTTTGGATTTAACACTTTTTTGGCCTTACTTTTCCAAGCAATTCTCACTCTCTGTGTTACAGATGGTGTTGGTTTAGCACTCGATCCCCAATCACAG TTCAAGATATATGGTGGCTATTTTGGTGTGCTGGGAACGATTTTTTCGGCTATGGCAGCGTACAATATCTTTCGAAACCGATCTAGAGTGTACGCTTCAAAAAAGATTTGCGCTCAACATGTTCCATTTGGTCACCCGTTGATTGATATTCCTGCCAAAAACCGCGTTTTaaactaa
- the LOC116929373 gene encoding thiamine transporter 1 isoform X2, with product MEKWLGPCLLLSAFGFLKEFRPSEPFVTEFLVGTWKNFTVQQVMQDIYPVWTYSYLVLLFIVFIVTDLLLYKPVVVFEGISLVITWCLLIWGQGIAAMQAVEFVYAASTASKVAYSTYIYTQVPVAKFQIVTAYTKAALLTGRCFAGILGQILVATGTCDYLALNYISLGFVSCSTVIAFFLPSVSRSIYFHRRKPRERSLNDQLAQLETSNELHTCQDREEIPSLGKLIQSLTPVEHTNQNNKCTENSVCLLFWEDFTAAFSDNYTLKWSLWWAFATCGFFQVVNYIQPLWEALDSESENVYNGGVEALHAFLGALTTLAVGHLSIDWSVYGEPVIAVISLFEGVMLFVAGNTDILWITYATYIAFCLSYRILITIASSEVAKGLKRESYGFIFGFNTFLALLFQAILTLCVTDGVGLALDPQSQFKIYGGYFGVLGTIFSAMAAYNIFRNRSRVYASKKICAQHVPFGHPLIDIPAKNRVLN from the exons atggaaaaatggcTGGGTCCTTGTTTGTTGCTGAGTGCTTTTGGGTTTCTGAAAGAGTTCCGGCCTTCAGAACCATTTGTTACAGAGTTTTTAGTTGGAACTTGGAAAAATTTTACAGTGCAGCAG GTTATGCAGGACATTTACCCTGTCTGGACTTATTCTTATTTGGTTCTTCTGTTCATTGTCTTCATTGTAACCGATCTTTTACTCTACAAGCCAGTTGTGGTGTTTGAAGGAATCTCATTAGTCATAACATGGTGTTTACTCATATGGGGACAAGGCATTGCTGCTATGCAA GCAGTAGAATTTGTGTATGCTGCTTCAACAGCTAGCAAAGTAGCATATAGTACTTATATCTACACTCAGGTGCCTGTGGCTAAATTTCAAATAGTGACTGCATATACAAAAGCTGCTTTGCTTACGGGACGTTGCTTTGCTGGGATACTAGGCCAAATTCTTGTTGCCACTGGCACTTGTGACTACCTTGCATTGAACTACATCTCCCTAGGTTTCGTGTCGTGTTCGACAGTgattgctttttttcttccaagtgtgtcacgTTCTATTTACTTCCACCGTAGAAAACCACGAGAACGCAGTCTAAATGATCAGTTAGCTCAGTTAGAGACATCTAATGAACTGCACACCTGTCAGGACCGAGAAGAAATTCCAAGCTTAGGGAAATTAATTCAGTCCTTAACCCCTGTGGAACATACGaaccaaaacaacaaatgtACAGAAAATTCTGTGTGTCTCCTATTTTGGGAAGATTTTACTGCGGCTTTTTCTGATAACTACACCCTAAAGTGGTCTTTGTGGTGGGCTTTTGCAACTTGCGGGTTTTTTCAGGTTGTTAATTACATCCAGCCACTCTGGGAAGCTTTGGATTCTGAATCGGAGAACGTGTACAATGGTGGGGTTGAGGCTTTACACGCATTCCTAG gcgCCCTGACTACTTTGGCCGTTGGACATCTTTCTATTGACTGGTCTGTATATGGCGAACCAGTAATTGCCGTAATTTCTCTCTTCGAAGGAGTGATGCTGTTTGTGGCCGGCAATACGGATATACTTTGGATAACTTATGCCACATATATTGCATTCTGCTTATCTTATAGAATTCTCATTACCATCGCAAG TTCGGAAGTGGCCAAAGGACTGAAGCGCGAAAGTTACGGATTCATCTTTGGATTTAACACTTTTTTGGCCTTACTTTTCCAAGCAATTCTCACTCTCTGTGTTACAGATGGTGTTGGTTTAGCACTCGATCCCCAATCACAG TTCAAGATATATGGTGGCTATTTTGGTGTGCTGGGAACGATTTTTTCGGCTATGGCAGCGTACAATATCTTTCGAAACCGATCTAGAGTGTACGCTTCAAAAAAGATTTGCGCTCAACATGTTCCATTTGGTCACCCGTTGATTGATATTCCTGCCAAAAACCGCGTTTTaaactaa